The genomic window ACATACCAATGTATGATGAAACATACCAGTGTATGATGAAACATACCAGTGTATGATGAAACATACCAGTGTATGATGAAACATACCAGTGTATGATGAAACATACCAGTGTATGATGAAACATACCAATGTATGATGAAACATAGCAATGTATGATGAAACATACCAGTGTGTGATGAAACATACCAGTGTATGATGAAACATACCAATGTATGATGAAACATACCAGTGTATGATGAAACATACCAGTGTATGATGAAACATACCAGTGTGTGATGAAACATACCAGTGTATGATGAAACATACCAGTGTATGATGAAACATAGCAATGTATGATGAAACATACCAGTGTGTGATGAAACATACCAGTGTATGATGAAACATACCAGTGTATGATGAAACATACCAGTGTATGATGAAACATACCAATGTATGATGAAACATAGCAATGTATGATGAAACATACCAGTGTGTGATGAAACATACCAGTGTATGATGAAACATACCAATGTATGATGAAACATAGCAATGTATGATGAAACATACCAGTGTGTGATGAAACATACCAGTGTATGATGAAACATACCAGTGTATGATGAAACATACCAGTGTATGATGAAACATACCAATGTATGATGAAACATACCAGTGTATGATGAAACATACCAGTGTGTGATGAAACATACCAGTGTATGATGAAACATACCAGTGTATGATGAAACATACCAATGTATGATGAAAcataacagtgtatgatgaaacaTACCAGTGTATGATGAAACATACCAATGTATGATGAAACATACCAGTGTATGATGAAACATACCAATGTATGATGAAACATACGAATGTATGATGAAGCATGATTCACCTTCAACACTGGAAGCATCGTTGAGTCCTTGTGTTGCTGACCAAAATACAATCATTCCTTTACACTCCTGTTGTCAGTAGTGCTGCAGCCAATTTCTgggtgttttgaaaaaaaaatgttaTAAAGTATAACCAAACATTCACTACAATATGCGGATGAGTGCTAGCTAAGGAAAGCTCACTTCTGGTACAACAGTCAGAAACAAAATTAATGTCTCCAATTAATGACACAGATAGCGTGCTGGACATGATGCTGGTTCAAAAACGTAGCAAATTAAAGTATCGGAGAATAAGTGAATATAATTTgcaaattatttatttacattgtaataaattataataaatatacacTGTGACGTATGTTGGAAGGTCAAGCGTggcaggagaaggaggaggaggaggaagaagtggAGGTGGCCAGCGGTATATCCGCGAATCCAGAGAACATTATAATTGGCGCCGATTTAGTTTCCTTCGCGTTCCTTGCGCTTCCTCTCCTCCTCGGCGAAGGCGATCTGGTCGAGGACGAACtgggggatggggtgggggaACTCCGGGGCCACGGGCAGCAGGTCGGACTGGGGCTGGTAGCCGTTCTCGTCAGCTACGAACTCTACCGTCGCTAAACTGCCGTCCTCCTGAGGGTAGCTGAGAGAAAACATCCTCGTTAGTATTTTCACACATATGTATGCTATGTGTTCTTGTCGTCTGTTAAGTGCTTTGAATGTGTCTATTATCTAGGAAGACGCAAGCTTCAATGTTCTTAAACGGGAACAAATAATTACAAGCTAGACGATAAGTTCTCTACCCTGATTCAGTACCATATATAGCTTAACAAAACAATAGTTTTTAGAAATTAATACTGAAAATTACATATAGAAAGAACTATGGGAACGTAAAGTGATCAGAATAGCTTTAAGAAACAGAAGAACGCGAGAATTCATAATGAAAGATAAAAGCTTATGCGAAGCCCAGCTAGGAGTGGCGAGGCCTAGATAATTGTTTCTTCAGCTAAGAAAAAGTCTTTGCCAGAGAAAAGTTCATATAAGTGTGGTAATATGATGGATTGTTTCAGAAATGAATGAAGGGCCTGATGGGTAgttagaggcagagacagaatactagataacagaggaTGAACAAGGTGGAGAACTAACGGGCAATGAaaagtttaaaattatgaatgtgaAGACCAGAGACACAAAAAATGCAAATGTCTACAAACGATGTAGATGAAGAGACGTACCGAATATGAGGTGAGGATTAGATTAGATCAAGTTAAAGAAATGTTACGAATCGAACCAAGTGGGAAGGAAGGCGTCTGGTGCACGATATTTAATGATCACTGATGTGCAACTTTAGTAAATGATGCTTACGAATATGAGCCGACAAGTCTAGCTCCTCCAGTGGCAGTTTCAGAGCCAGAGAACTGGACCTTGATGCCGTTTTCAGCCTCGAAGTCGGAGCTGTGGGCACCGAGCTCGTCGGGGTTGACCTGCTGGCTGCGGAGGATGGCGACTGGTGGAGTGTTGAGGGGCAGCTTGTCGGCCACTGCCACAGCCACAAGAGCAACCAGCACGATCTAAAACACGTAAAGAAGATCCCAATTATATAAAGACATAAATGTTTCTTTACTTGCGTGTTGCAGACCTGTGTTGGAAAATAAGCAAGTAGCTCATGATTGCTGTAAGTTTCGGTAAAAAGATTTGTGTTGCGTCACCGGAGCTCCATGTGGCGGTACTCACCAGCTTCATGTTGTGGAGTAGTGAGTGAGTGTgatggtgtctgggtgtgtggagCGGTTTATATACCCAGCGAGGAGATGGCCGCTCTAGGGTCAAGCTGCCTGCCTGCAAAAGGTTGTCCTGCAACTGTGGGTCTATGTCCGCGAGTTTTTTCCAGCATGTTATCACTTAGTAATGTCAGCCTGTTAGTACCTTGGGTCATG from Procambarus clarkii isolate CNS0578487 chromosome 94, FALCON_Pclarkii_2.0, whole genome shotgun sequence includes these protein-coding regions:
- the LOC123747404 gene encoding cuticle protein AM1274-like; this encodes MKLIVLVALVAVAVADKLPLNTPPVAILRSQQVNPDELGAHSSDFEAENGIKVQFSGSETATGGARLVGSYSYPQEDGSLATVEFVADENGYQPQSDLLPVAPEFPHPIPQFVLDQIAFAEEERKRKEREGN